Proteins encoded together in one Halothermothrix orenii H 168 window:
- the mreD gene encoding rod shape-determining protein MreD encodes MKKIVWYVLLFTLIIIIQLTIPPRTLHFDLFLVTIIVMGLIKGSKAGAWTGFIGGNIQDLFLGGMFGTYTIVKLIMGGLSGLLEKEFFKENPVVPVATIFIASIFHGLLVILITEELLFNINLFTALRQTILPEAFFNSIAGIIIYYIVYRLERGGELYYG; translated from the coding sequence TTGAAAAAAATAGTATGGTATGTCCTGTTATTCACTTTAATAATTATAATTCAGTTGACTATTCCTCCCCGGACATTACACTTTGATCTCTTTCTGGTAACAATAATTGTAATGGGATTAATTAAGGGTTCCAAAGCCGGAGCCTGGACGGGTTTTATCGGTGGAAATATACAGGATTTGTTTCTGGGAGGTATGTTTGGAACCTATACCATCGTTAAGCTAATTATGGGTGGCTTATCGGGGTTGTTAGAGAAAGAATTTTTTAAGGAAAACCCGGTAGTCCCGGTAGCTACTATCTTTATTGCCAGTATTTTTCATGGGTTACTGGTTATTCTGATTACAGAGGAACTATTATTTAACATTAATTTATTTACCGCTTTAAGACAGACAATTTTACCTGAGGCGTTTTTTAATAGTATAGCCGGAATTATTATCTACTACATTGTTTATCGCCTTGAAAGAGGTGGCGAGTTATATTATGGTTAA
- the mreC gene encoding rod shape-determining protein MreC, with protein MNKRTFSISISIILVLFVTSLGIINFTGVDIPYLNWLQVGTHNLISPIVNYITGICDSIQEYWNGIMNVKQLINENKGLEKKVANLERQLLVLKFMARENQRLRELLSFKEFVPYKTLGAGVIGYSPSPWKEKIIINRGSRDGIKPNMPVISYNGILVGRVDYVATNSSQVLLVSSPEFVVGGIVQRPESRAIGLVKGQLNEEGINLMDNLSWDADIKKGDLILTSGLSNRYPKGIPIGEVIKVEPDNFGLSQKARVELFLNLHTIEEVLVITDF; from the coding sequence TTGAATAAAAGGACCTTTAGTATAAGTATATCTATTATACTGGTTTTATTTGTTACCTCTTTAGGGATTATAAATTTTACCGGGGTTGATATACCATACCTGAACTGGCTTCAAGTGGGGACCCATAATCTTATAAGTCCCATAGTTAACTATATAACTGGCATCTGTGATTCTATACAAGAATACTGGAATGGGATCATGAATGTTAAGCAACTGATTAATGAGAATAAGGGCCTTGAAAAGAAAGTAGCTAATCTTGAACGGCAGTTACTTGTACTTAAATTTATGGCCCGTGAAAACCAGAGGCTGAGGGAGCTTTTATCCTTTAAAGAATTTGTTCCCTATAAAACACTTGGGGCCGGGGTTATTGGTTACAGTCCCTCACCCTGGAAGGAAAAGATTATAATAAACCGGGGTTCCAGGGATGGCATTAAACCCAATATGCCCGTTATTTCGTATAATGGTATTCTGGTGGGGAGGGTGGATTATGTTGCCACTAACTCCTCCCAGGTATTATTGGTCAGTTCCCCTGAATTTGTTGTTGGGGGAATCGTTCAGCGCCCTGAATCAAGGGCCATCGGACTGGTTAAAGGCCAGCTCAATGAAGAGGGTATAAACTTAATGGACAACCTTTCCTGGGATGCCGACATTAAAAAAGGTGATTTAATCTTAACTTCAGGTTTATCCAACAGGTATCCCAAGGGAATTCCGATTGGTGAAGTTATTAAGGTAGAACCTGATAACTTTGGTCTTTCCCAGAAGGCCAGGGTTGAACTGTTTTTAAATTTGCATACTATTGAAGAAGTACTCGTTATCACTGATTTTTAG
- a CDS encoding rod shape-determining protein produces MVFKFISAPFSRDMGIDLGTANTLVYIKGKGILIREPSVVALDSSEDSVLAVGEEAKKMIGRTPGNIIAVRPMKDGVIADFDITETMIRHFIEKAHKRTRLVRPRVIICVPSGVTEVEKRAVLDAARSAGAREAYLIEEPMAAAIGAGLPVHEPTGNMVVDIGGGTTEVAIISLGGIVTSRSIRIGGDEMDEAIIQYIKRKYNLMIGERTSEEIKIDIGSAVTDEPEKTKEIRGRDLVSGLPKTIEVTAEEIREALEEPVTQIMDAVKYTLEKTPPELSADVMDKGIVLTGGGSLLQGLDRLLMEETQMPVHLAEEPLDCVVKGTGVALEELESLKRVLITPKKIS; encoded by the coding sequence ATGGTATTTAAATTTATCAGTGCACCATTTTCCCGTGATATGGGTATTGACCTGGGAACAGCGAATACATTAGTTTATATTAAAGGAAAAGGAATCCTGATTAGAGAACCTTCAGTAGTAGCATTAGATAGTAGTGAGGATAGTGTTCTGGCAGTTGGTGAAGAGGCTAAAAAAATGATTGGTAGAACCCCTGGCAATATTATTGCCGTAAGACCAATGAAAGATGGGGTTATTGCCGATTTTGATATTACAGAAACAATGATTAGACATTTTATAGAAAAGGCCCATAAAAGAACCAGACTGGTTCGACCCCGGGTTATTATCTGTGTTCCGTCAGGGGTAACTGAGGTTGAAAAAAGGGCTGTTCTGGATGCAGCCAGAAGTGCTGGCGCCAGGGAAGCCTATTTGATAGAGGAGCCTATGGCAGCAGCCATTGGGGCCGGGTTGCCGGTCCATGAGCCAACCGGTAATATGGTTGTTGACATTGGAGGAGGTACCACCGAGGTTGCTATCATATCTTTAGGGGGTATAGTTACCAGCCGGTCGATCCGGATCGGTGGTGATGAAATGGATGAAGCCATTATTCAGTATATTAAACGTAAATATAATCTGATGATCGGGGAAAGGACTTCTGAAGAAATAAAGATAGACATCGGGTCTGCTGTTACTGATGAGCCTGAGAAGACAAAAGAAATAAGGGGTAGGGATCTGGTTTCTGGTCTTCCCAAGACAATAGAGGTTACGGCTGAGGAGATAAGAGAAGCTCTGGAAGAACCTGTAACCCAGATTATGGATGCAGTAAAGTATACCCTTGAAAAAACCCCTCCTGAATTATCAGCTGATGTAATGGACAAGGGAATTGTATTAACCGGTGGTGGTTCATTACTACAGGGTCTTGATAGACTTTTAATGGAGGAAACCCAGATGCCTGTTCATTTAGCTGAAGAACCACTTGACTGTGTAGTTAAAGGGACCGGGGTTGCCCTGGAAGAGCTGGAATCTCTGAAGCGTGTCTTAATCACCCCGAAAAAAATATCTTAG
- the radC gene encoding RadC family protein, giving the protein MEYRYTIKELPEEERPREKLIKHGARALSNAELLALIIRTGNKKRTAVELSQDILNFFGGLEALNDISVEEITRINGVGLAKGAQIQATVELSKRLFKAGKDNRPVVKSPGDVAELVMPDMRYLKQEVFKIILFDIKNQLIAISEISRGGLSSSIVHPREVFKEAIRRSSAAVILVHNHPSGDPSPSDEDINVTRRLVDSGKILGVDVLDHIIIGDGVYLSMKKENLI; this is encoded by the coding sequence ATGGAGTATCGATATACCATTAAAGAATTACCTGAAGAGGAAAGGCCCCGGGAAAAACTAATAAAACATGGTGCCCGGGCCCTGTCTAACGCTGAGTTACTGGCCCTGATTATCAGGACCGGTAATAAAAAAAGAACTGCAGTGGAATTATCACAGGACATTTTAAATTTTTTTGGGGGGCTTGAGGCTTTAAACGATATTAGTGTTGAAGAAATTACCCGGATAAATGGGGTTGGTCTGGCTAAAGGGGCCCAGATACAGGCTACTGTAGAGTTGAGCAAGCGATTATTTAAGGCAGGGAAGGATAATAGACCGGTGGTTAAATCTCCAGGTGATGTAGCCGAGCTGGTAATGCCCGATATGAGGTATTTAAAGCAGGAAGTATTTAAGATTATTCTTTTTGATATTAAAAACCAGTTAATTGCTATATCAGAGATTTCCCGTGGTGGACTATCAAGTTCTATTGTTCATCCCCGGGAGGTTTTTAAAGAAGCTATTCGCCGCAGTAGTGCTGCTGTTATTTTAGTTCACAATCACCCCAGTGGAGACCCCAGTCCAAGTGATGAAGATATTAATGTAACCAGGAGATTAGTGGATTCCGGAAAAATACTGGGGGTAGATGTGCTGGATCATATAATTATCGGTGATGGAGTTTACTTAAGCATGAAAAAAGAAAACTTAATTTAA
- a CDS encoding Maf family protein, producing MALKLVLASSSPRREKLLKLMGLKFTIVPSKIDESVYTNLPPRDMVQELARAKASEVGELVEESCVIAADTVVVKGNKILGKPSSHEEAIDMLSGLQGEKHTVLTGLAVLSTENGKILVDYDKTDVYMREMDKQEIISYVNTGEPMDKAGSYAIQGLGGIFVERIKGSYFTVMGLPIHKLSLMLKEFSIDVI from the coding sequence ATGGCTCTTAAACTGGTACTGGCATCTTCTTCACCGCGAAGGGAAAAATTACTTAAATTGATGGGATTGAAATTTACTATCGTTCCGAGTAAAATAGATGAGAGTGTATATACAAATTTGCCCCCCAGGGATATGGTTCAGGAACTGGCCAGGGCCAAAGCAAGTGAAGTTGGAGAACTGGTCGAGGAATCATGTGTAATAGCTGCTGATACTGTTGTGGTTAAGGGGAATAAAATACTCGGTAAACCCTCCAGCCATGAAGAAGCTATAGACATGCTTTCCGGCCTTCAGGGGGAGAAACATACTGTATTAACAGGACTTGCAGTTTTGTCAACAGAAAATGGCAAAATACTGGTAGATTATGATAAAACTGATGTTTATATGAGGGAAATGGACAAACAGGAGATTATCTCCTATGTTAATACCGGTGAACCCATGGATAAAGCGGGTTCCTATGCTATTCAGGGTCTCGGTGGAATTTTTGTGGAACGCATTAAGGGTTCTTATTTTACGGTAATGGGTCTTCCCATCCATAAGTTATCCTTGATGCTAAAAGAGTTTTCCATTGATGTGATTTAG
- a CDS encoding Gx transporter family protein produces the protein MKTHRVVTTGLLVSMGLILHFVESMIPMSSIVPGAKLGLANIVSLVGLVLFGFQGGFQILLLRILIGSLMAGTFMTVSFYLSLSGGIFSFLAMFLAYTHLKNKFSLIGISVIGAIFHNLGQVITAYFVISNPGIFYYLPYLVLMAIPTGIGVGLASYFTVNYLPETFLRGSNYGS, from the coding sequence GTGAAAACACATAGAGTGGTTACCACTGGATTACTGGTATCGATGGGATTAATCTTACATTTTGTAGAGAGTATGATACCCATGAGTTCTATAGTCCCCGGAGCTAAACTGGGTCTGGCCAATATAGTCAGTCTGGTTGGTCTGGTCCTTTTTGGCTTTCAGGGAGGCTTTCAAATATTGTTGCTCAGGATTTTAATTGGCTCATTAATGGCCGGTACTTTTATGACAGTCAGTTTTTACCTGAGTTTATCCGGGGGTATATTTAGTTTTCTGGCTATGTTTCTGGCCTATACCCACCTTAAAAATAAATTTAGTTTAATTGGAATAAGTGTTATTGGGGCTATTTTTCATAACCTGGGTCAGGTTATTACCGCTTATTTTGTTATCTCAAACCCCGGTATTTTTTACTATCTACCCTATTTAGTGTTGATGGCTATTCCCACCGGAATAGGGGTAGGATTAGCTTCATACTTTACGGTTAATTATCTTCCCGAAACTTTTTTAAGGGGGAGTAACTATGGCTCTTAA
- a CDS encoding FAD:protein FMN transferase, with translation MGFPGKYFLRVIILFILLIIAVIMVKLFARPEIISRTDYFMDTTVTIKVVKQPGAGDIIEEALSYMKEKADRFDRFNPESDISVINRNSGQAVKVNEDTVELLRYSLKYARMSQGAFDPTVAPLMDLWGFSKNRKNRVPSPGEIKGVLSRVGYDRIEIYRSNQVYLPPGMAIDLGGLAKGYVVDEGIKFLRDNGIKAGMINAGGNIRVTGVKSPGIPWKFGIRDPEDRGQILKGYIINLKRGSLATSGDYERFFVANGHRYSHLLDPRTGYPGSDLQSVTIYAPTALEADILSTAVFIMGWERGRELIEKIPDVEGLMIKNDQIWLSKGFRELINR, from the coding sequence ATGGGGTTTCCTGGTAAGTATTTTCTAAGGGTAATTATTCTTTTCATTTTATTAATAATTGCTGTAATTATGGTTAAACTTTTTGCCCGACCAGAAATAATTTCCCGGACAGATTATTTCATGGATACAACAGTTACTATTAAAGTAGTAAAACAACCCGGAGCCGGGGATATTATAGAAGAAGCTCTCTCATATATGAAGGAGAAAGCCGACAGGTTTGACAGGTTTAACCCTGAAAGTGATATTTCTGTAATAAATCGAAATAGTGGTCAGGCTGTTAAAGTAAATGAAGATACCGTTGAATTATTGAGATATTCTTTAAAATATGCCCGGATGAGCCAGGGGGCTTTTGACCCTACTGTTGCCCCCCTGATGGACCTCTGGGGTTTCAGTAAAAACAGGAAAAACCGGGTACCTTCACCTGGAGAGATTAAAGGGGTATTATCCAGAGTGGGGTATGACAGGATAGAGATTTACCGTAGTAACCAGGTTTATTTACCTCCAGGAATGGCCATAGATCTGGGTGGTCTGGCCAAAGGATATGTAGTCGATGAAGGAATTAAATTTTTAAGAGATAATGGAATAAAAGCCGGAATGATAAATGCCGGGGGAAATATTAGAGTAACCGGGGTGAAATCCCCGGGTATTCCCTGGAAGTTCGGGATAAGAGACCCTGAAGATAGGGGGCAAATACTAAAAGGGTATATAATAAACCTGAAAAGGGGTAGTCTGGCTACTTCCGGTGATTATGAGAGATTTTTTGTGGCTAACGGGCATCGTTATTCCCATCTTCTTGACCCCCGGACCGGTTACCCCGGTTCAGATCTTCAGTCTGTGACCATATATGCACCAACGGCCTTAGAAGCAGATATTTTGTCAACTGCTGTTTTTATAATGGGCTGGGAAAGGGGACGGGAATTAATTGAAAAAATCCCCGATGTTGAAGGGCTTATGATTAAAAACGACCAGATCTGGTTGAGTAAAGGATTCAGGGAGTTAATTAACAGGTAA
- a CDS encoding NusG domain II-containing protein: MKRLLEYMTIYDKILIVSVTVISIFFIIFPLTGFLSGGNDGGNQVIVIMREGKLIHKIPVEDTYGDKPLLIKVKGPIGTHIIEAHNGNVRVKEAPERDPEKICEKTGWIKGPGPVIVCVPNKISIWIESKETEIDGVSW; the protein is encoded by the coding sequence ATGAAGAGACTGTTAGAATATATGACAATTTATGATAAAATACTGATTGTATCTGTAACTGTTATTAGCATTTTTTTTATTATATTCCCCCTGACAGGGTTTTTAAGTGGGGGTAATGACGGAGGAAACCAGGTTATTGTAATAATGCGTGAGGGAAAGCTTATTCATAAGATACCTGTAGAGGATACTTATGGTGATAAACCGCTTTTAATCAAGGTAAAAGGTCCTATCGGAACCCACATTATTGAAGCCCATAATGGGAATGTTAGGGTTAAAGAGGCTCCAGAAAGGGATCCGGAGAAAATATGTGAAAAAACAGGCTGGATAAAAGGGCCTGGGCCTGTTATTGTATGTGTTCCCAACAAAATATCGATATGGATTGAGTCAAAGGAGACAGAAATTGATGGGGTTTCCTGGTAA
- the rnfB gene encoding RnfABCDGE type electron transport complex subunit B, translating to MEPVYVYSLLSMGGLGALLAAGLGIASRTFHVERDKRIDEVEEALPGANCGACGYAGCSSFAEAVVKGEAPVNGCPVGGAEVADKIADIMGLEAEAGEKKVAQVLCNGGWKETRQPAEYMGIESCKAANMVNGGTKACQYGCLGLGDCVAVCPFDAIEMNENGLPEVNYDKCTGCGKCVEACPRGIITLAPLSGKNHIRCSSHDHGKVVKGVCEVGCIGCGICARVCPVDAITIEDNLAVIDYDKCINCGLCAEKCPTGAIEFEGRRIEEIHITDKCVGCTRCARACPVDAIEGSLKEKHEINPETCVKCGICYDTCKVKGAIEVTYQVEE from the coding sequence ATGGAACCAGTATATGTATATTCTCTCCTCAGCATGGGAGGCCTCGGGGCCTTACTGGCAGCTGGTCTGGGTATAGCTTCAAGAACTTTCCATGTTGAGAGGGATAAAAGAATAGATGAAGTTGAAGAAGCCTTACCAGGGGCCAATTGTGGGGCCTGTGGTTATGCTGGATGCAGTAGTTTTGCGGAAGCGGTAGTTAAAGGAGAAGCCCCTGTTAACGGTTGTCCGGTCGGAGGGGCTGAGGTGGCTGATAAGATTGCTGATATAATGGGACTTGAAGCAGAAGCTGGTGAGAAAAAGGTTGCCCAGGTTTTATGTAATGGTGGCTGGAAGGAAACCCGTCAGCCTGCTGAATATATGGGTATCGAAAGCTGTAAGGCTGCCAATATGGTTAATGGGGGAACAAAGGCCTGTCAGTATGGCTGCCTTGGCCTGGGTGACTGTGTTGCTGTCTGCCCTTTTGATGCTATTGAAATGAATGAAAATGGTCTTCCGGAAGTAAATTATGATAAATGCACTGGCTGTGGCAAATGTGTAGAGGCCTGTCCCCGTGGTATTATTACCCTGGCCCCCCTTTCAGGGAAAAATCATATCAGGTGTTCTTCCCATGACCATGGGAAAGTAGTAAAAGGTGTCTGTGAAGTGGGTTGTATAGGCTGTGGGATCTGTGCCCGGGTTTGTCCGGTCGATGCCATCACCATTGAAGATAACCTTGCCGTTATCGATTATGATAAGTGTATTAACTGTGGCCTCTGTGCTGAGAAGTGTCCAACCGGTGCCATTGAGTTTGAGGGCCGGAGGATTGAGGAAATTCATATTACTGATAAATGTGTTGGTTGTACCAGGTGTGCCAGAGCCTGTCCGGTTGATGCTATTGAAGGGTCTTTAAAGGAAAAACATGAAATTAACCCTGAAACCTGTGTTAAGTGCGGTATATGTTATGATACCTGTAAGGTAAAAGGAGCCATTGAGGTTACCTATCAGGTGGAAGAGTAA
- the rsxA gene encoding electron transport complex subunit RsxA, whose translation MSEEFTRILLIFISTVLVNNFILVRFLGICPFLGVSRHVETAFSMGLATTFVMTMTGAATWLINTYILEMFNLPFLQYVSFIIVIASLVQFVEMFIKKTSPVLYKALGIYLPLITTNCAILGLALLIPLNGYNFIESIVFGLSAGVGFTLAIVLMAGLRETLEFADVPEALKGVPITLIIAGIMAMAFMGFSGMISI comes from the coding sequence ATGTCTGAAGAATTTACCCGGATACTTTTAATATTTATTAGTACTGTCCTCGTTAACAATTTTATACTGGTCCGGTTTTTGGGTATCTGTCCTTTTTTAGGTGTTTCCCGTCATGTGGAGACTGCCTTCAGTATGGGACTGGCAACTACTTTTGTAATGACTATGACCGGGGCTGCAACCTGGTTAATTAATACCTATATCCTTGAAATGTTCAATTTGCCTTTTTTACAGTATGTCTCCTTTATTATTGTTATAGCTTCTCTAGTACAGTTTGTTGAGATGTTTATAAAAAAGACCAGCCCGGTTTTATACAAAGCACTGGGGATTTATCTACCCTTGATTACCACTAACTGTGCTATCCTCGGTCTGGCTTTATTAATTCCACTAAATGGCTACAATTTTATTGAAAGTATTGTCTTCGGATTGAGTGCCGGTGTTGGCTTTACCCTGGCAATTGTTCTGATGGCGGGTCTCAGGGAAACACTGGAGTTTGCTGATGTACCGGAAGCTTTAAAAGGGGTTCCCATAACCCTGATTATTGCCGGGATTATGGCTATGGCTTTTATGGGTTTTTCCGGTATGATTTCCATTTAA
- the rsxE gene encoding electron transport complex subunit RsxE, producing MLKEFIKGLWNENPIFRLVIGMCPTLAVTNTAENGLAMGLATTFVLLSSEIVISLIKKLIPNDVRIPSYILIIATFVTFVDYFLKAFFPTIAASLSLFVPLIVVNCLILGRQEAFASKNPLHLSIADALGMGAGFTWALFVLSVVREALGMGTIFGNPIFGAGYEPMIIMVLPGGAFISLGILVGIMNYISRLGNKGER from the coding sequence ATGTTAAAGGAATTTATCAAAGGTTTATGGAATGAAAATCCGATTTTCAGGCTTGTTATTGGAATGTGTCCTACCCTGGCGGTTACCAATACAGCTGAAAATGGTCTGGCCATGGGACTGGCAACAACTTTTGTTTTACTGTCATCAGAAATTGTTATTTCCCTGATAAAAAAGTTAATACCCAATGATGTTAGAATTCCAAGTTATATTTTGATTATAGCTACCTTTGTTACTTTTGTGGATTACTTTCTTAAGGCTTTCTTTCCTACCATTGCGGCCTCATTAAGCTTATTTGTGCCATTAATTGTGGTTAACTGCTTAATTCTGGGGAGGCAGGAGGCATTTGCTTCTAAAAACCCTCTTCACCTGTCTATTGCTGATGCTCTGGGAATGGGAGCCGGTTTTACCTGGGCCCTGTTTGTTTTAAGTGTAGTCCGTGAGGCTCTGGGTATGGGGACTATCTTCGGTAATCCTATTTTTGGGGCCGGCTATGAACCCATGATAATAATGGTTTTACCGGGTGGTGCTTTTATCAGTCTGGGAATATTAGTTGGAATCATGAATTATATAAGTAGACTCGGTAATAAAGGGGAGAGATAA
- a CDS encoding RnfABCDGE type electron transport complex subunit G, translating to MQNNNLMRLVLTLTIIGLFSAFALAYVYEWTTPMINKHDEMAKKEAIYSVLPDVDDVKQVKKGDLTFYEGYSNGSMVGIALETSGGGFQGIITLMLGADPVSGKIYGIKVLNHQETPGLGANITGEDFEKNFRDKPFGEYSVVKRPVSNPYEVEAISGATISSQKVTNIVEKAVKDIKRYYGGGSE from the coding sequence GTGCAAAATAATAATCTCATGAGGTTAGTTCTTACCTTAACAATTATCGGCCTTTTTTCTGCTTTTGCCCTTGCTTATGTATATGAATGGACTACTCCAATGATAAATAAACATGACGAAATGGCCAAAAAAGAGGCTATTTACTCTGTTTTACCTGATGTTGATGACGTGAAACAGGTCAAAAAAGGTGACCTTACCTTTTATGAAGGTTATAGTAATGGGAGTATGGTTGGTATAGCTCTGGAAACAAGTGGTGGCGGTTTCCAGGGTATCATAACCCTGATGCTCGGAGCTGATCCGGTAAGTGGAAAAATATATGGTATCAAGGTCCTGAATCACCAGGAAACCCCTGGATTGGGAGCCAATATTACTGGAGAAGACTTTGAGAAAAACTTCAGGGATAAACCCTTCGGAGAATACAGTGTTGTAAAAAGACCGGTATCAAACCCTTATGAAGTTGAAGCTATTTCGGGGGCTACGATATCCTCCCAGAAGGTAACAAATATTGTAGAAAAGGCTGTAAAAGATATTAAGCGGTATTATGGGGGTGGGTCTGAATAA
- a CDS encoding RnfABCDGE type electron transport complex subunit D produces the protein MNREQLVVTSSPHIRDVTTVNQIMWSVVFSLVPAIVAAVWFFKINALLVISVTVVFALLTEVIFQIARGKEVTINDGSAVITGILLALTLPPTIPLWIAALGSVVAVGLGKQVFGGLGYNPFNPALVGRAFLIAAYPVPMTTWILDGQTTATPLNLMKSDGILTDYWDLFIGHIGGCLGETSALALLLGAVYLIYKGYIDWRIPAGMLGSVFVLTMLSGQDPVFHLFAGGLVLGAFYMATDMVTTPVTKMGRWIFGVGAGLIVVVIRLWGGYPEGVLFSILLMNMTVPILNRYTRPRSLGEVKAGAK, from the coding sequence ATGAATAGGGAACAACTGGTAGTAACCTCATCACCTCATATCAGGGATGTTACTACTGTAAATCAGATAATGTGGTCTGTTGTTTTCTCACTGGTTCCGGCAATTGTAGCCGCAGTGTGGTTCTTTAAAATAAATGCTCTGCTAGTTATTTCAGTAACAGTTGTTTTTGCTTTATTAACCGAGGTTATATTTCAAATTGCCCGGGGGAAGGAAGTAACTATTAATGATGGGAGTGCTGTGATTACAGGTATTTTACTTGCTTTAACCCTCCCGCCTACTATTCCGTTATGGATTGCAGCCCTCGGGAGTGTTGTGGCTGTTGGCCTCGGGAAACAGGTTTTTGGTGGTCTGGGGTATAACCCCTTTAACCCGGCTCTCGTTGGTAGGGCCTTTTTAATAGCTGCTTATCCGGTTCCCATGACCACCTGGATACTGGATGGTCAAACCACAGCTACCCCCTTAAATTTAATGAAGTCTGATGGAATTTTGACAGATTACTGGGATTTATTTATAGGTCATATTGGAGGCTGTTTAGGAGAAACTTCAGCCCTGGCTCTGTTACTGGGAGCGGTTTATTTAATCTATAAGGGTTATATAGACTGGAGGATTCCTGCCGGGATGTTGGGGTCTGTCTTTGTGCTAACAATGTTATCTGGTCAGGATCCTGTTTTCCATCTCTTTGCCGGAGGCCTTGTACTCGGTGCTTTTTATATGGCAACCGATATGGTAACAACACCGGTTACTAAAATGGGTCGCTGGATTTTTGGAGTTGGTGCTGGTCTTATTGTTGTTGTTATCAGGTTATGGGGTGGTTATCCTGAAGGTGTCCTCTTTTCAATTCTTTTAATGAATATGACGGTACCGATTTTAAACCGTTATACCCGTCCCCGTAGCCTGGGGGAGGTGAAGGCAGGTGCAAAATAA